One stretch of Desulfatibacillum aliphaticivorans DSM 15576 DNA includes these proteins:
- the aroF gene encoding 3-deoxy-7-phosphoheptulonate synthase produces the protein MLLVMKQNATQDQIDDVIKRIEAAGFTARPIPGGHRTAIGILHNQGAVDPARFQGLPGVKELIPVTRPYKLVSRETKPENTVVRMGDVAIGEGRPVLMAGPCAVENLEQCMAIGKSVKESGAEMFRGGAFKPRTSPYSFQGLGEEGLKILAAVREETGLKIVTEVMDNETFDLVEEYSDMVQIGTRNMQNFALLRRAGLAKKPVMLKRGMSATIDEWLMAAEYIMERGNDQIVLCERGIRTFAMHSRNTLDLSAITVVRKESHLPIITDPSHAGGHRCQVGPLARASAAMGVDGMMIEVHNDPAAALSDGGQSLYPHQFSKLAQQIFDIHDLVRTQGEI, from the coding sequence ATGCTGCTGGTCATGAAACAAAACGCAACCCAGGACCAAATTGACGATGTAATCAAACGCATTGAGGCCGCCGGATTCACTGCCAGGCCCATTCCCGGCGGTCACAGGACGGCTATCGGCATCCTTCATAACCAGGGCGCCGTGGATCCCGCCCGATTTCAGGGCCTGCCGGGCGTAAAAGAGCTTATCCCCGTAACCCGTCCTTACAAGCTGGTAAGCCGGGAAACCAAGCCGGAAAATACGGTGGTCCGCATGGGCGACGTGGCCATCGGCGAGGGACGGCCCGTGCTTATGGCCGGCCCCTGCGCCGTGGAAAACCTGGAGCAATGCATGGCCATCGGCAAAAGCGTCAAGGAATCCGGCGCGGAAATGTTCCGGGGCGGCGCCTTCAAGCCCCGCACCTCTCCTTATTCCTTTCAGGGCCTTGGCGAGGAAGGGCTTAAGATTCTCGCAGCGGTTCGCGAGGAAACCGGCCTGAAGATCGTCACCGAAGTCATGGACAACGAAACCTTCGACCTGGTGGAGGAATACTCCGACATGGTCCAGATCGGCACCCGGAACATGCAGAACTTCGCCCTGCTTCGCCGGGCCGGCTTGGCGAAAAAGCCGGTCATGCTGAAGCGCGGCATGTCCGCCACCATCGATGAATGGTTGATGGCCGCGGAATACATCATGGAACGGGGCAACGACCAGATTGTCCTGTGCGAGCGCGGCATCAGGACCTTCGCCATGCACAGCCGCAACACCCTGGATCTTTCCGCCATCACCGTGGTTCGCAAGGAAAGCCATCTGCCGATAATCACGGACCCCAGCCATGCAGGCGGGCACCGTTGCCAGGTGGGGCCTTTGGCCAGGGCTTCGGCGGCCATGGGCGTGGACGGCATGATGATCGAAGTGCACAACGATCCGGCGGCGGCCCTGAGCGACGGCGGCCAGTCTTTGTATCCCCATCAGTTCAGCAAATTGGCCCAGCAGATTTTTGACATTCACGACCTTGTCCGCACCCAGGGCGAAATATAG
- a CDS encoding PAS domain-containing hybrid sensor histidine kinase/response regulator, with protein sequence MIAIIDAFSLGFCCLAMAILISKSKNSPLMRDQKLVLGGLILFMGVYYFCIFVKWAGITGSLEAFENFEGALIPMWWAFVFYALMNMIAANDIQESESKYRLIVENQSEVILKMDPDLKIRFASPSFCRMIGEPEADVLGRPLLSILDQKGESFLPYEVFNKTVDSSQPAYLEKIVKTSQGERLLAWHLSALTREGDGRDVFIAVGRDITERSRAEKKLASMDQRRRTLMENLPVGIFRASMEGEGRLLMVNKAAAAILGYDSELELQNIPVSELFSDNGQRRELIKRIQAEGVIVGVEAALKKRDGETIFGAVTVNMIEDESSVYIDGIIEEVTTVRQTLKALNNSEQLHRQAQQIAKVGHWEQDIPTMTYKYSEGLADILKISKDLPLSLDDVIRLIHPDDLKTVLKQFRQSVESRTEYDITHRYVLFDGEVKFVHSKCVHEFDADGNHTKSIGTVQDVTEYKVLEFEKNSTERQLRQAQKLEAIGTLAGGIAHDFNNILTPILGFSQMLAEGLPENTRNQESAQAIYQAALRASDLVGHILTFSRQADAERTPVHVAAILKEAVKFVRASIPSTININQDIQINCLPVLADPTQIHQIIMNLSTNAYYAMQEKGGELTISLKQKKYADLPPDLEESGANGMYYLHLKVQDTGQGMDKETMDRIFDPYFTTKKRGEGTGLGLSTVIGILNQLGGRISVESKIDAGTVFNVYLPCMEKLPSAAAASSSQPIKGNGQEVLVVDDEGTVANMLGQMLKNLGYISTAANDSLTALELIQADPQKFALVISDLTMPTLTGVELAKKAAELNPNLPFILSSGLGDGVIGKASESPNIKDILHKPVTRSVLGRVVNAVLNPEN encoded by the coding sequence GTCTACTATTTTTGCATCTTCGTCAAATGGGCGGGAATAACAGGAAGTCTGGAGGCCTTTGAGAATTTTGAAGGCGCCCTCATTCCCATGTGGTGGGCCTTTGTGTTTTACGCCCTTATGAACATGATCGCCGCCAATGATATCCAGGAAAGCGAGAGCAAATACCGGCTGATTGTGGAAAACCAGAGCGAGGTGATTCTTAAAATGGATCCGGACCTGAAGATCCGGTTCGCCAGCCCCTCGTTCTGCCGGATGATTGGAGAGCCCGAAGCGGATGTTTTAGGGCGCCCCTTGCTCTCCATTCTGGACCAAAAAGGGGAGTCTTTTCTTCCATACGAGGTTTTTAACAAAACCGTTGATTCTTCCCAACCCGCCTATCTTGAAAAAATCGTCAAGACGTCGCAAGGAGAAAGGCTGCTGGCCTGGCATCTCAGCGCCCTCACCCGGGAAGGGGACGGCAGGGACGTCTTTATCGCCGTGGGCCGGGACATCACGGAAAGGAGTCGCGCGGAAAAAAAGCTGGCAAGTATGGATCAGCGGCGCCGCACTCTCATGGAAAACCTGCCTGTGGGAATTTTCCGGGCGTCCATGGAAGGCGAAGGCAGGCTCCTCATGGTCAACAAAGCCGCCGCCGCCATACTGGGATACGACTCGGAATTGGAATTGCAGAATATTCCCGTTTCGGAACTATTTTCGGACAACGGGCAAAGACGCGAACTGATCAAACGGATTCAAGCAGAAGGCGTTATTGTGGGAGTGGAAGCGGCGCTTAAAAAAAGGGACGGCGAAACTATTTTCGGCGCCGTAACCGTGAACATGATTGAAGACGAAAGCAGCGTATATATAGACGGAATCATCGAGGAAGTCACAACCGTCAGGCAGACGTTAAAAGCCCTGAACAACAGTGAACAATTGCATCGCCAGGCCCAGCAGATCGCCAAGGTCGGCCACTGGGAGCAGGATATTCCCACCATGACCTATAAATACTCAGAGGGCTTGGCGGATATTCTTAAAATTTCCAAGGATTTGCCGCTAAGCCTTGATGATGTGATACGCCTGATTCATCCGGATGATCTAAAAACGGTGCTGAAACAATTCCGCCAGTCCGTGGAGTCCCGAACGGAATATGACATTACTCACCGGTACGTGCTTTTTGACGGAGAGGTCAAATTCGTGCATTCAAAATGCGTCCACGAGTTTGACGCAGATGGAAATCATACAAAATCCATCGGTACGGTCCAGGACGTCACGGAATACAAGGTTCTGGAATTCGAAAAAAACAGTACGGAGAGGCAATTAAGACAGGCCCAAAAACTGGAAGCCATTGGGACCCTGGCCGGAGGCATCGCCCACGATTTCAACAATATCCTGACGCCCATCCTTGGTTTTTCCCAAATGTTGGCCGAGGGCCTGCCTGAAAATACGCGAAACCAGGAAAGCGCCCAGGCCATATACCAGGCGGCGCTGCGGGCTTCGGACCTGGTGGGCCATATTCTGACCTTCAGCAGGCAGGCCGACGCCGAGCGAACACCCGTCCATGTGGCCGCTATTCTAAAGGAAGCCGTCAAATTCGTGCGGGCCTCCATCCCCTCCACAATTAATATTAACCAGGACATACAAATCAACTGCCTGCCGGTATTGGCGGACCCCACCCAGATCCACCAGATCATCATGAACTTGTCCACCAACGCCTACTACGCCATGCAGGAAAAAGGCGGCGAACTGACCATTAGCCTGAAGCAGAAAAAATACGCGGATCTTCCTCCCGACCTGGAGGAATCAGGCGCAAACGGCATGTATTATCTCCATTTGAAAGTGCAGGATACGGGACAAGGCATGGACAAGGAAACCATGGACAGGATTTTCGACCCCTACTTCACCACGAAAAAACGGGGCGAAGGAACCGGCCTGGGCCTGTCAACAGTCATTGGCATCCTCAATCAATTGGGCGGGCGTATTTCCGTGGAAAGCAAAATCGATGCGGGAACGGTTTTTAACGTCTATCTGCCTTGCATGGAAAAGCTCCCGAGCGCTGCAGCAGCTTCGTCCAGCCAGCCCATAAAAGGAAACGGGCAGGAAGTTCTGGTGGTGGACGATGAGGGTACGGTTGCCAATATGCTGGGCCAAATGCTCAAAAACCTGGGTTACATCTCTACGGCCGCGAACGACAGCCTCACGGCCCTGGAATTGATCCAAGCCGACCCCCAAAAATTCGCCCTGGTGATTTCCGACCTCACCATGCCCACCCTGACCGGCGTGGAACTTGCCAAGAAGGCGGCGGAGCTCAACCCGAACCTGCCGTTTATCTTAAGCTCCGGCCTGGGAGACGGAGTGATAGGAAAAGCCTCCGAGTCTCCCAACATCAAGGACATCCTCCATAAACCCGTAACCCGCAGCGTCCTGGGCCGCGTGGTCAACGCCGTCCTGAATCCCGAAAACTGA